The Halichoerus grypus chromosome 14, mHalGry1.hap1.1, whole genome shotgun sequence genome contains a region encoding:
- the LOC144380136 gene encoding nuclear pore-associated protein 1-like: MGNLLRKFLSLPRRRRLPGRCRPLVTPAFAAAHPGRDHPAVPALAPCPGHRPCQRHRGTLPASFHVEPKRRYPMPQAMCSPLGLLPLVNWRDPPKKPVLSACNSMMFGPSRTVRIPPPGRRSTVLRSLPEPVVEAVKPVPSNHQPPSWSKGMEEKVQEMPREGMEDFVETRGQDDGNRAPQSSGDIPLTSRPLETRGVLSSHQCSPAPVGQSPHPPGDSLGENTQISPVSSPSEGPVVTSSHGPADDVVPLRKPDTDAVRLSDPTPSCPLLQERLTKEVVAENQPIQSVPHLPGKETEGDKPTGISSKYSFPPVSATSRPCKRKISMPLFVPLPSPLPLQWGRGELPPPPKLPCIVIDKNLGTLKNTEGQRNKILEDGTEILAGCRATQPAPSSSLPPATHTFQVPVPTPDLADLSARPPIPSVPPSSPTENTDQETDPNSPPLSSSPTGKIPLKNGDTLHPVIAVTPISDHSTPPNTSTSLQPPSCKGESPTPACVDSPPLPVPSPDSPVFVQAITSKAVPSAITAKSSANLTSDGTSDSDVIDMDTTPPFHAIIFRSPPGPGVSSPSLSQGHCSSNQTQTAKVPVSTSPSTLVAAWPTPVLNQPFSPIITSQPTHGTLAGQHQTMWVFSTGSPIMSSGITTTAVVNTSANCNPHSDPNAMDTTPPSQAVIFQSPPQSRTSQFPFYNALPGSDNTPPGSSTAVAHNSTHLPAQSAITQTSISNYSAPGITSQPTFGNQNGQQAGNFYLLGNPVAPTQAIGPTAPVAQLPKGSIMQAGLAGSAFGSTVNYQTAFGYVTGVLPMAVSTTTGSAVATGMPSAGVSSSLLIPTIPGPPVFMGTAAPMDGGSFGFGVSVPGPAHSQASGALNYGAGQKGAPSTTSAPLFGPSQYNMAAAVGGASTVPVFGNMACSTLNPGTWGQPIQNTGGAVLGKDSTVPTVGGSSVPTTRKRTQGSSKQRKPAPGGRATTKEKRNVSRDVSAFPLNPSTKGQPAKNTGGARLGKDNTVPTVGGSSMPTTHKYTQGSSKQRKPAPGGRTTTTVNRHLSRGMYVSPLNLSTRGQSPQNMGGAIVGKNNAIPTVGGSSMPTTHKCTQGSSKQRKPAPGGRTTTTVKTGLSKDMCVSPLRNTCGSPGHTTSVVVASTSTNYIRQPTSSSHLSPSTSGPPAQHTGGVKERKIITPRTKKPGIPALHKRKRGPSDTKRGGRAGEVTTSMMVGLSVTSCHQNTRSLPSTNIGGAMGISTTSTMTGNTNGPPCTQTTWSAPNHSTDGSMGDSAMEF, from the coding sequence ATGGGAAACTTGCTTCGTAAGTTTCTTTCCCTGCCCCGCCGCCGTCGCCTGCCAGGCCGTTGTCGCCCGCTGGTCACTCCTGCCTTTGCAGCCGCCCATCCTGGCCGGGACCACCCTGCTGTTCCTGCACTTGCCCCCTGCCCTGGGCACAGGCCATGCCAGCGGCATCGTGGGACTTTACCAGCTAGCTTTCACGTGGAGCCAAAGAGGCGGTATCCGATGCCTCAGGCCATGTGTTCCCCTCTGGGCCTCCTCCCCTTAGTGAACTGGAGGGACCCTCCGAAAAAACCTGTCCTGTCTGCTTGTAATTCCATGATGTTCGGACCCTCGAGAACTGTGAGGATCCCTCCTCCAGGGCGCAGATCGACCGTCCTGCGTTCACTACCTGAGCCCGTAGTCGAGGCTGTGAAGCCGGTACCATCCAATCACCAACCCCCTTCGTGGTCAAAGGGGATGGAGGAGAAGGTCCAAGAAATGCCCAGAGAAGGGATGGAGGATTTTGTAGAGACCAGAGGACAGGATGATGGGAACAGGGCCCCCCAGAGCAGTGGGGATATACCGTTGACATCCAGGCCCCTGGAGACCCGTGGAGTGCTCAGTTCCCACCAATGCAGCCCTGCACCTGTGGGCCAGTCTCCCCATCCCCCGGGAGACAGCTTGGGGGAAAACACTCAGATATCTCCGGTGAGCTCCCCCTCTGAAGGCCCTGTAGTCACCTCCTCACATGGCCCTGCTGACGATGTTGTTCCTCTTCGGAAGCCAGATACAGATGCAGTAAGGCTCTCCGACCCAACCCCGAGCTGCCCCTTGCTGCAGGAGAGATTAACAAAGGAAGTGGTGGCTGAAAACCAGCCTATCCAGAGCGTACCACACTTaccagggaaggagacagagggtGATAAGCCTACAGGCATCTCATCAAAGTACTCTTTTCCACCAGTATCTGCCACCAGTAGGCCCTGCAAAAGGAAAATATCCATGCCGCTTTTTGTGCCTCTGCCATCACCATTACCACTGCAGTGGGGTAGAGGAGAGTTGCCCCCACCTCCTAAGCTTCCTTGCATAGTTATTGACAAAAACCTGGGCACCTTGAAGAATACCGAGGGTCAGAGGAATAAGATCCTGGAGGATGGAACAGAGATCCTGGCAGGCTGCCGGGCCACTCAACCTGCCCCTTCATCTTCCCTGCCACCAGCCACTCACACTTTCCAAGTCCCTGTTCCTACTCCTGACTTGGCTGACCTATCTGCCAGGCCCCCGATCCCGTCTGTTCCTCCATCTTCCCCAACAGAAAATACTGATCAGGAAACTGATCCTAACTCTCCTCCTCTTAGTTCCAGTCCCACTGGGAAAATTCCACTTAAGAATGGAGACACTCTGCATCCAGTCATCGCTGTAACACCTATTTCTGACCACTCCACACCTCCTAACACCTCAACCTCATTACAGCCGCCTTCCTGCAAAGGAGAATCCCCGACCCCTGCGTGTGTAGATTCTCCGCCTCTTCCAGTCCCTTCCCCAGATAGCCCTGTTTTTGTTCAGGCTATCACTTCAAAGGCAGTTCCTTCTGCCATCACAGCCAAGTCATCTGCAAATTTGACGTCTGATGGTACTTCAGATTCGGATGTCATTGACATGGACACTACTCCTCCTTTTCATGCTATCATTTTCAGATCTCCCCCAGGCCCCGGGGTAAGCTCTCCTTCATTATCCCAGGGCCATTGCAGTAGCAATCAGACACAGACTGCAAAGGTTCCAGTCTCCACCAGCCCATCAACATTGGTGGCCGCCTGGCCCACCCCAGTTCTTAATCAACCCTTCAGCCCCATCATCACCTCTCAGCCCACACATGGGACCCTTGCTGGGCAACATCAGACAATGTGGGTATTTTCCACTGGCTCACCCATCATGAGTTCTGGAATCACCACCACTGCAGTAGTCAACACCTCTGCAAACTGCAACCCTCACTCTGACCCTAATGCTATGGATACCACACCTCCTTCACAGGCCGTTATCTTTCAGTCTCCCCCTCAGTCCAGGACAAGCCAGTTCCCATTCTACAATGCACTTCCTGGTTCTGACAACACACCACCCGGTAGCAGCACTGCCGTGGCCCATAACTCTACCCATTTACCTGCACAGTCAGCCATCACACAGACCTCAATTTCTAACTACTCTGCCCCAGGAATCACCTCTCAGCCCACATTTGGGAACCAGAATGGGCAGCAGGCTGGCAATTTCTACCTGTTGGGAAACCCAGTAGCCCCAACACAAGCTATAGGCCCAACCGCTCCTGTAGCCCAGCTACCCAAAGGTAGCATAATGCAAGCAGGTCTTGCAGGCTCTGCATTTGGCTCTACTGTCAACTACCAGACGGCCTTTGGTTACGTGACAGGTGTTCTCCCTATGGCTGTATCTACCACTACTGGCTCTGCAGTTGCCACTGGGATGCCCAGTGCTGGGGTCAGTAGCTCACTGCTTATACCTACTATTCCGGGCCCACCTGTGTTTATGGGAACTGCAGCCCCCATGGACGGTGGGAGCTTTGGATTTGGGGTGTCCGTCCCAGGTCCCGCTCACTCACAGGCATCTGGAGCACTCAACTATGGGGCAGGACAGAAGGGGGCACCCAGCACCACTTCCGCTCCTCTTTTTGGTCCATCTCAATACAACATGGCTGCAGCTGTAGGAGGGGCAAGTACTGTCCCAGTATTTGGAAATATGGCCTGTTCCACTTTAAATCCAGGCACCTGGGGCCAGCCCATCCAAAACACGGGTGGTGCGGTACTGGGAAAAGACAGCACTGTTCCCACCGTTGGAGGCTCTAGCGTGCCCACTACCCGTAAGCGTACCCAGGGCTCATCCAAACAAAGAAAACCTGCTCCAGGTGGGAGAGCCACcaccaaggagaaaagaaatgtgtcAAGAGACGTGTCTGCTTTCCCCTTAAATCCGAGCACCAAGGGCCAACCCGCCAAAAACACAGGTGGTGCGCGACTGGGAAAAGACAACACTGTTCCCACCGTTGGAGGCTCTAGCATGCCCACTACCCATAAGTATACCCAGGGCTCATCCAAACAAAGAAAACCTGCTCCAGGTGGGAGAACCACCACCACGGTGAATAGACATTTGTCAAGAGGCATGTATGTGTCCCCCTTAAATCTGAGCACCAGGGGCCAATCCCCCCAAAACATGGGTGGTGCAATAGTTGGAAAGAACAATGCTATTCCCACCGTTGGAGGATCTAGCATGCCCACTACCCATAAGTGTACCCAGGGCTCATCCAAACAAAGAAAACCTGCTCCAGGTGGGAGAACCACCACCACAGTGAAGACAGGTTTGTCAAAAGACATGTGTGTCTCCCCTTTACGGAACACCTGCGGCTCACCGGGCCACACGACCTCTGTTGTAGTTGCAAGTACCAGCACCAACTATATCCGTCAACCCACTTCTAGTTCTCACCTCTCTCCAAGCACCTCGGGCCCACCTGCCCAGCATACGGGTGgtgtgaaggaaaggaaaatcatCACTCCCAGGACCAAAAAACCTGGTATTCCTGCTTTACATAAGCGTAAACGTGGCCCATCTGATACAAAGAGAGGTGGTAGAGCTGGAGAAGTAACCACATCTATGATGGTAGGCCTCTCTGTCACCAGCTGCCATCAGAACACTCGGAGCCTACCTAGCACTAACATAGGTGGTGCTATGGGGATCAGCACCACATCTACTATGACTGGAAACACTAATGGTCCCCCATGCACACAGACCACATGGAGCGCCCCCAACCACAGCACTGATGGTTCAATGGGGGATAGCGCCATGGAATTTTAG